Proteins encoded in a region of the Rutidosis leptorrhynchoides isolate AG116_Rl617_1_P2 chromosome 9, CSIRO_AGI_Rlap_v1, whole genome shotgun sequence genome:
- the LOC139868403 gene encoding serine/threonine-protein kinase 12-like yields the protein MMLHQSSGKDCTDDFDMQRIGNFLSCASRGDRVGLNLMLRDGISPNVQDYDNRTALHLAASEGHASIVELLLHYNADVNLDDRWHRTPLTDARLYGHRDICRILEVNGGKDSIMNSPMTVCPDEDAKEVNIEISEIYSEHSEKIEQGVMGDSHMVKWRGTWVVKTIIKRQIDFPEKMILSANDNSHLRELRHPNILQFLGSIIHDGQMILITEHLSRGSLYDILHKKIVLDLPLALRFALDIARGMNYLHHHTPYPIIHNHLDPKNLLQDEGGHLKIGEYWVHMLYELHPNQTRENSDTINRRLVNKGRDIKAFGFIFYQMVETKYIEDIRSVDIELKFSSKCPARIQQLIRDCTSHYVLSRPDFSDIIDTLEEVYFSLGVPSCVC from the exons ATGATGTTGCATCAGTCTAGTGGAAAAGATTGTACAGACGATTTTGATATGCAAAGGATCGGAAACTTTCTAAGTTGTGCGTCGAGAGGTGATAGGGTCGGGTTAAATTTAATGTTAAGGGACGGAATATCACCAAACGTGCAGGATTATGATAACAGAACGGCTCTTCATTTAGCTGCTAGTGAAGGCCATGCTTCTATTGTTGAGCTACTTTTGCACTACAATGCTGATGTTAATCTCGATGATAGGTGGCATCGAACT CCTTTGACGGATGCAAGACTTTATGGGCATAGGGACATATGCAGGATTCTTGAAGTGAACGGAGGCAAGGATTCTATAATGAACAGCCCAATG ACAGTTTGTCCCGATGAAGACGCAAAGGAAGTGAATATCGAAATTTCAGAGATATATTCAGAACATTCAGAAAAGATTGAACAG GGTGTAATGGGTGATTCTCATATGGTCAAATGGCGCGGAACGTGGGTTGTCAAAACAATAATCAAAAGACAAATAGACTTCCCAGAAAAAAT GATTTTATCTGCTAATGATAATTCGCATTTAAGGGAACTTCGTCATCCAAATATTTTACAGTTTCTTGGTTCGATTATACATGATGGACAAATGATACTGATAACGGAACATTTGTCTAGA GGAAGCTTGTATGATATTTTGCATAAAAAGATAGTACTTGATCTACCGCTTGCTCTCCGTTTTGCACTTGATATCGCTAG GGGAATGAATTACCTTCATCATCATACACCTTACCCAATAATACACAATCATCTTGATCCCAA AAATTTATTGCAAGATGAAGGCGGCCATTTGAAGATTGGTGAATATTGGGTCCATATGTTGTATGAGTTGCACCCAAATCAAACTC GTGAAAACTCAGATACTATTAACCGGAGACTAGTCAATAAAGGAAGAGATATCAAAGCATTTGGATTCATATTTTATCAG ATGGTAGAAACAAAGTACATTGAGGACATAAGATCGGTCGATATTGAACTAAAGTTCAGTAGTAAATGTCCAGCGCGAATTCAACA GTTGATAAGGGATTGTACTAGTCACTATGTTCTTTCTCGCCCTGACTTCAGTGACATCATCGACACGCTAGAAGAAGTTTACTTTTCTTTAGGAGTACCTTCTTGTGTTTGTTGA
- the LOC139866146 gene encoding ATP synthase subunit beta, mitochondrial-like, whose product MASRRLLPSLFRRVKSPSQSTSKRHFSPISCSNTRPSLLGFLIHRAVRAGYATAAAVAPASPQSSKITGKITDEQSGKGSVGQVCQVIGAVVDVRFEDGLPPIMTALEVMDNPVRLVLEVAQHLGENMVRTIAMDGTEGLVRGQKVFNTGAPIMVPVGRATLGRIINVIGEAIDHKGELKTSHYLPIHREAPAFVDQETEQQILVTGIKVVDLLAPYQRGGKIGLFGGAGVGKTVLIMELINNIAKAHGGFSVFAGVGERTREGNDLYREMIESGVIKLGDKQSESKCALVYGQMNEPPGARARVGLTGLTVAEHFRDAEGQDVLLFVDNIFRFTQANSEVSALLGRIPSAVGYQPTLATDLGGLQERITTTKKGSITSVQAIYVPADDLTDPAPATTFAHLDATTVLSRQISELGIYPAVDPLDSTSRMLSPRILGEEHYKTARGVQEVLQAYKNLQDIIAILGMDELSEDDKMTVSRARKIQRFLSQPFHVAEVFTGAPGKYVELKESIASFQGVLDGNYDDLPEQSFYMVGGIDEVIEKAAKIAKENVS is encoded by the exons ATGGCTTCTAGGAGGCTTTTACCCTCCCTTTTCCGCCGTGTTAAATCACCATCACAATCGACATCAAAACGACATTTCTCACCAATCTCATGTTCAAATACCCGCCCGTCTCTGCTCGGTTTTCTGATACACCGAGCGGTACGAGCGGGATATGCAACAGCTGCAGCTGTGGCCCCGGCCTCACCGCAATCTTCCAAGATAACCGGAAAGATTACGGATGAGCAATCAGGTAAAGGATCCGTGGGTCAAGTTTGTCAAGTGATAGGTGCAGTGGTGGACGTACGATTTGAAGATGGGTTGCCGCCGATTATGACAGCGTTGGAGGTGATGGATAACCCGGTTCGATTGGTGTTGGAGGTGGCTCAACATTTGGGTGAGAATATGGTTAGAACAATTGCAATGGATGGGACTGAAGGTCTTGTTAGAGGCCAAAAAGTTTTCAACACTGGCGCTCCTATCATG GTTCCAGTTGGCAGGGCGACACTTGGTCGTATTATAAATGTTATTGGAGAAGCTATTGATCATAAGGGGGAATTAA aaacgAGTCATTATCTCCCAATTCATCGTGAAGCTCCAGCTTTTGTTGATCAAGAAACTGAACAGCAGATCCTTGTCACTGGAATTAAA gtTGTGGATCTACTTGCACCATATCAAAGAGGTGGGAAGATCGGGTTGTTTGGTGGTGCTGGTGTCGGGAAGACGGTTCTTATTATGGAACTTATTAACAATATTGCAAAGGCCCATG GTGGTTTCTCGGTGTTTGCTGGCGTTGGAGAGAGAACTCGAGAAGGAAATGATCTGTACAGAGAAATGATTGAAAGTGGTGTTATTAAGCTAGGAGACAAACAGTCTGAAAGCAAATGTGCTCTTGTTTATGGTCAAATGAACGAGCCACCTGGTGCCCGTGCTCGTGTTGGTCTGACTGGACTAACTGTTGCTGAGCACTTTCGAGACGCTGAAGGACAAGATGTGCTTCTTTTCGTTGACAACATTTTCCGTTTCACTCAG GCTAACTCTGAGGTGTCTGCTTTGTTGGGACGTATCCCGTCTGCTGTGGGTTACCAACCAACATTAGCAACGGATCTTGGAGGCCTTCAGGAAcgtattacaacaaccaaaaaaggCTCCATCACATCTGTACAAGCTATTTACGTGCCTGCTGACGACTTGACTGATCCTGCTCCCGCCACTACTTTTGCTCATTTGGATGCCACCACTGTCCTTTCTCGACAG ATTTCGGAGCTCGGAATCTACCCGGCTGTTGATCCACTGGATTCAACGTCTAGAATGCTATCTCCTCGTATTCTTGGTGAAGAACATTATAAAACTGCTCGTGGAGTGCAAGAAGTTCTACAAGCGTACAAGAATCTTCAAGATATTATCGCCATTCTTGGAATGGATGAACTTAGCGAAGACGACAAAATGACTGTTTCACGTGCTCGTAAGATCCAACGTTTCTTGAGTCAACCTTTCCATGTTGCAGAAGTATTCACCGGTGCTCCTGGAAAGTACGTCGAGTTAAAAGAGAGCATTGCCAGTTTCCAG GGTGTTCTTGATGGAAACTATGATGATCTTCCAGAGCAATCGTTTTACATGGTTGGAGGAATCGATGAGGTGATTGAGAAGGCTGCGAAAATCGCAAAGGAGAATGTTAGTTAA